A part of Saliniradius amylolyticus genomic DNA contains:
- the pheS gene encoding phenylalanine--tRNA ligase subunit alpha — protein MDLEAISREAEQRIADATDAAALDKVRVEFLGKKGKLTELLKGLGKLSPEERPKVGGQINQAKQQLQGLIQERGNLLKQQELNAKLAKETLDVTLPGRTLEAGGIHPVSRTIERISAFFGELGFVVKSGPEIEDSFHNFDALNIPANHPARADHDTFYFNPDAMLRTQTSGVQIRTMEQERPPLRIISPGRVYRNDYDQTHTPMFHQVEGLMVDKNVSFAELKGILQDFLTHFFEQELTIRFRPSYFPFTEPSAEVDVMGKDGKWLEVLGCGMVHPNVLRAVNIDPEEYTGFAFGMGVERLTMLRYQVTDLRAFFENDLRFLKQFN, from the coding sequence ATGGATCTCGAAGCCATCAGTCGTGAAGCCGAACAGCGCATCGCCGACGCTACCGATGCCGCCGCTCTGGACAAGGTCCGAGTGGAGTTTCTGGGCAAGAAAGGTAAGTTAACCGAATTATTAAAGGGCCTAGGTAAGCTAAGTCCTGAAGAGCGTCCTAAGGTTGGAGGCCAAATCAACCAAGCCAAACAGCAGCTGCAAGGCTTGATTCAGGAGCGAGGCAATTTGCTTAAGCAGCAAGAGCTCAATGCCAAGCTGGCTAAGGAAACCCTGGATGTCACTTTGCCCGGACGAACGCTGGAGGCGGGCGGCATTCATCCTGTCTCGCGTACCATTGAGCGTATCAGCGCCTTTTTTGGTGAGCTGGGCTTTGTGGTCAAATCCGGCCCGGAAATCGAAGATAGTTTCCATAACTTCGATGCGCTTAATATTCCGGCTAACCATCCAGCGCGGGCTGACCATGACACCTTTTATTTTAATCCCGATGCGATGCTGCGTACCCAAACTTCGGGGGTGCAGATTCGTACTATGGAACAGGAAAGACCACCGCTGAGGATCATCTCGCCGGGACGGGTTTATCGTAACGACTATGATCAGACTCACACGCCCATGTTCCATCAGGTAGAGGGCCTGATGGTGGATAAGAACGTCAGCTTCGCCGAACTTAAGGGTATTTTGCAGGATTTCCTGACGCACTTTTTCGAACAGGAGTTAACCATTCGCTTTAGGCCATCGTACTTTCCCTTCACCGAGCCTTCTGCTGAGGTGGATGTGATGGGCAAGGATGGTAAATGGCTGGAAGTGTTGGGTTGCGGCATGGTGCATCCAAATGTATTGAGAGCGGTGAATATCGATCCGGAGGAATACACCGGTTTTGCCTTCGGTATGGGGGTTGAGCGCCTCACCATGCTGCGCTATCAGGTGACCGACCTTCGCGCCTTCTTCGAAAACGATCTGCGCTTCTTGAAACAATTTAATTAA
- the pheT gene encoding phenylalanine--tRNA ligase subunit beta, protein MKFSEQWLREWVSPQVSTEELAEQITMAGLEVDAIEPVAPAFSGVVVGEVVECGPHPDADKLQVTKVNAGDEELLDIVCGAPNCRQGLKVVVAKVGAVLPGDFKIKKAKLRGQPSHGMLCSASELGLSEDHDGITELPEDAPIGVDIRDYMQLDDVSIEVDLTPNRADCLGLKGLAREVGVLNQQDVLEPQVNDVAAMIDDKREIRLVNGEACPRYLGRVIKGINPMAKTPLWMQEKLRRSGIRSIDPVVDVTNFVLLELGHPMHAFDNDVLSGDIQVRNAKAGEKLVLLDGEEVELKEDTLLIADQEKPLAMAGIFGGKGSGVTEQTQNIFLESAFFAPDAIMGRARQYGLHTDASHRYERGVDPTLQFQAMERATRLLLDIVGGQAGPITEAVDEQYLPGFKNVHVRRERLDRVLGMHIDDDRVTDCLKRLGFMVEFDGQKWQVDVPPYRFDIDIEEDLIEEIVRVYGYHRVEPVAPMARLSMAPTSEQQLPLVALKQRLTSLGYQEAITYSFVDPKAQEALFPASGAWVLPHPISVDMSAMRVSLWPGLLQAVSYNQNRQQQRVALFETGLRFVVQDGKMQQQPMISGVLAGQRHQEHWDKANAGVDFFDIKAVVESLIQLTGAENEFSFRAAEHSALHPGQSAEILRQGEVIGWLGAVHPQFEKQLGLKGRAFVFELHQDALCQRRLPQARKVSNQPANRRDIALVVDEAVAAGDVLDAIEKVGGNQLVALNLFDIYRGDALGENNKSLAISLTLQHAERTLEEQEIQATVEQVVAHLSEHFGATLRD, encoded by the coding sequence ATGAAATTCAGTGAACAATGGTTAAGAGAGTGGGTAAGCCCCCAAGTTAGCACCGAAGAGCTGGCGGAACAGATTACCATGGCCGGGCTGGAAGTGGACGCTATTGAGCCAGTCGCCCCCGCATTCAGCGGCGTGGTGGTCGGTGAGGTGGTGGAGTGCGGGCCGCATCCGGACGCCGATAAACTGCAGGTGACCAAGGTCAATGCCGGTGACGAAGAATTACTGGATATTGTCTGTGGTGCGCCGAACTGCCGTCAGGGGTTAAAAGTGGTGGTGGCCAAAGTAGGCGCGGTATTGCCCGGTGACTTTAAGATTAAAAAGGCCAAGCTTCGGGGACAGCCCTCTCATGGGATGTTGTGCTCGGCTTCTGAGTTGGGCTTGTCAGAGGATCACGACGGTATTACCGAGTTGCCTGAAGACGCACCTATTGGTGTGGATATTCGTGACTACATGCAGTTGGACGATGTCAGTATCGAGGTGGATCTTACGCCAAACCGCGCCGACTGCCTGGGACTGAAGGGCTTGGCTCGTGAGGTTGGGGTGTTAAACCAACAGGACGTGTTGGAGCCTCAGGTGAACGATGTGGCGGCGATGATCGATGATAAACGGGAAATCCGTCTGGTCAATGGTGAGGCTTGTCCCCGTTATTTAGGTCGTGTCATTAAAGGCATTAATCCCATGGCCAAGACCCCCTTATGGATGCAGGAAAAGTTGCGTCGCAGCGGTATCCGCAGCATCGACCCTGTGGTGGATGTGACCAACTTCGTGTTGCTGGAATTAGGTCATCCCATGCATGCTTTCGATAACGATGTTCTGAGCGGCGACATCCAGGTGCGTAATGCCAAAGCCGGTGAGAAGCTCGTATTGCTGGACGGTGAAGAGGTGGAGTTAAAAGAAGATACGCTGCTTATCGCCGATCAGGAAAAGCCCCTGGCCATGGCCGGTATCTTTGGGGGCAAAGGTTCGGGCGTGACCGAACAGACTCAGAATATATTCCTGGAAAGCGCCTTCTTTGCACCGGACGCCATCATGGGCCGCGCACGTCAGTACGGATTACACACCGACGCGTCTCATCGCTATGAGCGAGGCGTCGATCCGACCTTGCAATTCCAGGCCATGGAACGTGCTACCCGGTTGTTATTGGATATTGTTGGTGGTCAGGCAGGTCCTATTACTGAAGCGGTGGATGAGCAGTATTTGCCGGGCTTTAAAAATGTCCATGTTCGTCGTGAGCGCCTGGATCGGGTCTTGGGCATGCATATTGATGATGACAGAGTTACCGATTGCCTTAAGCGTCTGGGCTTTATGGTGGAGTTTGACGGTCAAAAGTGGCAGGTGGATGTGCCTCCCTATCGATTTGATATCGACATTGAAGAAGACCTGATCGAAGAAATCGTACGAGTATATGGTTACCACAGGGTAGAGCCGGTGGCGCCGATGGCCAGGCTTTCCATGGCTCCCACCAGCGAGCAACAGTTACCCCTGGTCGCACTGAAACAACGTTTGACCAGCTTGGGCTACCAGGAAGCTATTACCTATTCTTTTGTCGATCCTAAGGCGCAGGAAGCCTTATTCCCAGCCTCCGGAGCCTGGGTGCTGCCTCACCCGATTTCGGTGGACATGTCGGCAATGCGAGTCAGCCTGTGGCCCGGCTTGTTGCAGGCGGTTAGCTATAACCAGAATCGCCAGCAGCAGCGAGTTGCGCTGTTTGAGACTGGCCTGCGTTTTGTGGTGCAAGATGGCAAGATGCAGCAGCAGCCGATGATCAGTGGCGTACTGGCTGGTCAGCGCCATCAGGAGCACTGGGATAAGGCGAATGCGGGTGTGGATTTCTTCGACATCAAGGCGGTGGTTGAAAGCCTGATTCAACTGACTGGCGCCGAGAATGAATTTAGTTTCCGGGCTGCCGAACATTCGGCTTTGCATCCAGGTCAGAGCGCCGAGATCCTGCGTCAAGGTGAGGTGATTGGCTGGTTAGGGGCCGTACATCCTCAGTTTGAAAAGCAGTTGGGTCTGAAAGGTCGGGCTTTTGTGTTTGAGCTGCATCAGGATGCCTTGTGTCAGCGTCGTTTGCCTCAGGCCAGAAAGGTTTCCAATCAGCCGGCCAATCGTCGCGATATTGCATTAGTGGTGGATGAGGCGGTCGCGGCCGGGGATGTTTTGGATGCGATAGAAAAAGTTGGCGGAAATCAATTGGTTGCCCTAAACTTGTTTGACATATATCGTGGTGATGCGCTCGGAGAAAACAACAAGAGTCTGGCAATTTCTCTGACTCTTCAACATGCCGAACGTACACTGGAAGAACAAGAGATTCAGGCGACAGTGGAGCAGGTGGTTGCTCATCTGTCGGAACACTTCGGAGCAACACTGAGGGATTGA
- the ihfA gene encoding integration host factor subunit alpha: protein MALTKAEMAEHLFEKFGINKGDAKALVEAFFEEIKEALESGEQVKLSGFGNFDLRDKNQRPGRNPKTGEDIPIKARRVVTFRPGQKLKSRVENAEPLK from the coding sequence ATGGCGCTGACCAAAGCCGAAATGGCAGAACACTTGTTTGAGAAGTTTGGAATCAACAAAGGTGACGCCAAAGCACTGGTGGAAGCCTTTTTTGAGGAAATCAAAGAAGCGCTGGAAAGCGGTGAGCAAGTCAAGCTGTCCGGCTTTGGCAACTTTGACCTCAGGGATAAAAACCAGCGGCCCGGCCGCAATCCTAAGACGGGCGAGGACATCCCGATTAAAGCCCGTCGGGTGGTGACGTTTCGACCCGGTCAGAAGCTAAAGAGCCGGGTGGAAAATGCCGAGCCCCTGAAATAG
- a CDS encoding YbgA family protein has product MTATFARPKVGVSACVMGQKVRYDGGHKRSHFVTDKLAEVVEFKSLCPEVGMGMPVPRPTIHVRELNGEYRLTDTRDGRLDHTDKMQSFFDRQRPVLDTLDGFVLAAKSPSCGMERIKVYNESGELMHRKGEGVFVHLLRQHYPHLPLEEDGRLNDAGLREAFVTRVFAYRDFKQNVLASKKMAELVNFQSRYKLLLMAYSPAACRQLGRVVASASEHWQSAIDQYLTLFMATLSKPTTRKKHTNALMHLQGYFKQQLSAQDKQALSEQIDKYRRGYVPLMAPMALLQHHLRHHPDDYVSKQVYLDPYPEQLGIRNLMQ; this is encoded by the coding sequence ATGACTGCTACATTTGCCCGTCCCAAAGTGGGTGTCAGTGCCTGTGTTATGGGACAAAAGGTGCGCTATGACGGAGGCCATAAGCGCTCCCATTTTGTGACCGACAAACTTGCCGAAGTGGTTGAGTTTAAGTCCCTGTGCCCTGAGGTGGGCATGGGTATGCCAGTACCCAGGCCAACTATCCATGTTCGAGAGTTGAATGGTGAGTACCGTTTAACCGACACCAGAGACGGTCGTCTGGATCATACCGACAAGATGCAAAGCTTCTTCGATAGGCAGCGACCCGTGCTCGACACGCTGGATGGGTTTGTCCTGGCCGCCAAGTCCCCCAGTTGTGGCATGGAGCGGATTAAGGTTTATAACGAAAGCGGTGAACTCATGCATCGAAAAGGTGAGGGCGTGTTTGTCCACCTGTTGCGACAGCATTATCCGCACTTGCCGCTGGAAGAAGATGGTCGCTTGAATGACGCTGGCTTGAGAGAAGCTTTTGTCACCCGGGTGTTCGCCTATCGTGATTTTAAACAAAACGTACTGGCATCGAAGAAGATGGCCGAATTGGTGAACTTTCAGAGTCGTTATAAATTGCTACTGATGGCTTACAGTCCCGCCGCTTGTCGCCAACTGGGCAGGGTTGTGGCATCGGCCTCAGAACACTGGCAATCGGCCATCGATCAATACCTGACCTTATTTATGGCAACGCTCAGTAAACCAACGACTCGTAAGAAACACACCAATGCTCTGATGCACTTACAAGGTTACTTTAAGCAGCAGCTATCGGCGCAGGATAAACAGGCGCTTTCTGAGCAGATTGACAAATATCGCCGCGGCTACGTGCCTTTAATGGCTCCGATGGCGCTTTTACAACACCATCTTAGGCATCATCCCGACGACTATGTCTCTAAGCAGGTCTATCTTGACCCTTATCCGGAGCAACTCGGTATCAGGAACCTCATGCAGTGA